Genomic DNA from Paenibacillus sp. KS-LC4:
ACTACTGCTCCTCATCAACGCCAAATATTACATTTTAAGAATTAGTTCCGATTATAATGAAGCTTTCGCGCGATGTCAAGCGATAGCCCCTCCGCTCTCAATTATCCATGGCATTTGCCCCAAGGAGGGGTATAATAGGAGCAGCAAGCTTTTGCAACCTATACTATTTTCGGAGGAATCGTTTATGATGCGTTTTGTAAGCAACAAACATATAACAGACCCGGCGCTTAATTTGGCGCTGGAAGAATACATTTTACGATCACTGCCGCCAGAGGACGATTATTTGCTGTTTTATATTAATGAGCCTTCCATTATTATTGGCAAAAACCAAAATACAATGGAAGAAATCAACCCGCGCTATGTAGAGGAAAATAATATCCATGTCGTACGCCGGCTGTCTGGAGGCGGAGCCGTTTATCATGACGAAGGGAATTTAAATTTCAGCTTCATCATGAGCGACGATGGCCAATCGTTCCATAATTTCAAGAAATTCACCGAGCCTGTCGTGAAGGCGCTAGCCGCGCTTGGCGTTCAGGCCGAGCTTACGGGTCGCAACGATATTCAAGTAGGAGAACGAAAAATTTCCGGCAACGCGCAGTTTTCGGCACGTGGCAGAATGTTCAGCCATGGCACCTTGCTGTTTGATTCCGAAATTGAAAATGTCGTATCGGCTTTGAAAGCGAATCCCGAAAAATATGTATCGAAAGCGACAAAATCGATACGCAGCCGCGTAGCCAACATTTCCGAGTTTCTGGCAGCACCCATCACGATTGAAAACTTCCGCCAAAGCGTGCTTGCTTCCATTTTTGAAGGCAGCGAGGAAATTCCCTATTACGAGCTGACTGAGGAGCAATGGGCAGATGTCCGCGAGCTGGCCCAGACGCGATATCGCAACTGGGATTGGAATTATGGCCGATCACCGGCATTTAATATGCGCCAGACGAGACGGATAGAAGGAGCTGGCACATTTGATGTGCGCCTCCAAGTTGAAGAGGGCCTAATCGTGGATGCCGCTGTATATGGCGATTTCTTCGGCCGTGGCGAGAGCAGCGAATTTGCAACGCAGCTTATCGGTCAGCGTTACGAAGCAGCAGCGCTCGGCAGGCTGCTTGGCGAAATTGATTTAGGCTATTATTTCGGCAAAGTGACGAAGGACGATTTAATGGGCCTGATTTTCGAATAATAGCAAAAGGCGCCCCGGTTTTCTCTAAGTAAGAGAGACCGGGGCGCCTGTTATTTCACACGATAGATTGAAAGGATCAAGTCCGCTACATGCTTTTTTTGCCAATTGCAAGCCGCCTAATCCAGACAACAATCCCGTAACCAAGCACAGCAGCGACGCTGTTCATGATTATATCATCAATGTCGAAGCTGCCGCGCCTCGTGAGCATTTGCAGCATTTCCAGCAGCGTAATAAATAGCAGAAACGACAGCAGCGTCTTGCCCAGCCGCCAGCGAAAAACAATGGGAAGCGCGATGCCATAAGGTACGAACACGACAAGGTTGCCGCCCATATTAATGACCCAATCGCTAAGATTTATATGATTAAAGTTCGTTATATACAGCTTAATCGTCGAAAACGGAATGAAATTATATCGAAGCTCCGCACGGTTGCCCGCCTGCCGGCCAAACCCAAAAAACATTGCATAAATGAGCCACATCGTATAAACAACGATAAGAGCGGCTGTCACTTTTTGAACAAAGGAAACGGAATTACCGCCTGCCTGCTTCAACGTAATCGCCCCTCCACTTCTCCCGGGTTAATAGGACACCGCTAATTTTTTCACTCGATACCAATAGCTGTATTGCAGCGTAAAGCCCAGCTTGTCATACAAGCGATTAGCCGCCTCATTAGCATGCGTAACGAGCAGATAGCTGTGCTCCGCCCCAATCTCCTTGCCCCACTGCAAAATATGGAGCAGAAGCTGCTCGCCAAATCCACGCCTGCGAAAATCCGGTGAGGTCACGATGGCATACAGACCAATATATCCTCGCTCCATCACGCCAATTCCGCAAGCCGCGGGCGCTCCCTCTACATAAAGCACTGCAAAGGCCGTCTGGAACGGCGGTGATGCAAACATATTTTTCAGCGTCTCGCGCTCAACTGCCGTGTGCTTCGCCATCGACGTGTAGGCTGCCAGCCAAGCTTCACTTATAAAAGGATCTATGCGCACGTCCAGCCCGCCAGCCGGCTTACGCATTTGAGCAAGGGGCGCCGTTTTGACATAGACGGGGTCTATTTTGTCGTAGCCTTGCAGCGCGAGCGTCTCATCCAGCTCCGGGGGCTGGGAGAATGGCGTTATTTTATAGGCCGTATCCAGTCCATGCGCCGTATAAAAAGCTTCGCCATAGGCGATTTTTCGCGATAGCTCTTCCCCGCTGCAGGCTGCTGGCACAATGGAGTTTGACCGTTTGGTATAGCCGTTCGCCAGACGAAGCTGCCACCCCTCATACATAAGCACTTGCAGCGCAGGCCAAGCATTCATTGATAGCTCCTCCAGCTTGAGCTGAAGCCGCTCCTCCAAGGAGGAATTTAATGCTGCGCTGTCCAGAAGCTGCTTAATCTGTGCCACATGATGCCGGTCATGCGCAATAAAATCGTTCAAATACGCCTGCAGCCGGAAGGGATGCCCCTCGCTATCTATGTATTCAGCCTCATATTGCTGCTCCGGCAAAGCTTGAATGAGCCCCACAATCGCTTCACGATCCTGAATCGTCTGCCTGATCAGCTTGGCAATTGAAGTATAGCGACCATATAAACGGGCATTTTCATTAAAAGCATCATAATCCAAATGCCTCAGCGTCAGCGCCTGCTGTCGACTCAATCTTTCAATGGCTGTCGTGAGAAAATAACGATCCCAAAGCGCTATATGAGCGACGACCTCGCGAACAGACCATTTTCCCGGAGCCAAGCTTAGCTCCCATACCGCTTCCTCCTGCTGCTCCAACGTCCCCACAAATGTAATCCATTCCTGAAAATTTTTGAGCAACTGCTGTTTTCCCTGCTCCTGCTCCATAAACCGCTCTCCCTCGTTTCGCTTT
This window encodes:
- a CDS encoding VanZ family protein, which gives rise to MKQAGGNSVSFVQKVTAALIVVYTMWLIYAMFFGFGRQAGNRAELRYNFIPFSTIKLYITNFNHINLSDWVINMGGNLVVFVPYGIALPIVFRWRLGKTLLSFLLFITLLEMLQMLTRRGSFDIDDIIMNSVAAVLGYGIVVWIRRLAIGKKSM
- a CDS encoding lipoate--protein ligase, translating into MRFVSNKHITDPALNLALEEYILRSLPPEDDYLLFYINEPSIIIGKNQNTMEEINPRYVEENNIHVVRRLSGGGAVYHDEGNLNFSFIMSDDGQSFHNFKKFTEPVVKALAALGVQAELTGRNDIQVGERKISGNAQFSARGRMFSHGTLLFDSEIENVVSALKANPEKYVSKATKSIRSRVANISEFLAAPITIENFRQSVLASIFEGSEEIPYYELTEEQWADVRELAQTRYRNWDWNYGRSPAFNMRQTRRIEGAGTFDVRLQVEEGLIVDAAVYGDFFGRGESSEFATQLIGQRYEAAALGRLLGEIDLGYYFGKVTKDDLMGLIFE
- a CDS encoding GNAT family N-acetyltransferase is translated as MEQEQGKQQLLKNFQEWITFVGTLEQQEEAVWELSLAPGKWSVREVVAHIALWDRYFLTTAIERLSRQQALTLRHLDYDAFNENARLYGRYTSIAKLIRQTIQDREAIVGLIQALPEQQYEAEYIDSEGHPFRLQAYLNDFIAHDRHHVAQIKQLLDSAALNSSLEERLQLKLEELSMNAWPALQVLMYEGWQLRLANGYTKRSNSIVPAACSGEELSRKIAYGEAFYTAHGLDTAYKITPFSQPPELDETLALQGYDKIDPVYVKTAPLAQMRKPAGGLDVRIDPFISEAWLAAYTSMAKHTAVERETLKNMFASPPFQTAFAVLYVEGAPAACGIGVMERGYIGLYAIVTSPDFRRRGFGEQLLLHILQWGKEIGAEHSYLLVTHANEAANRLYDKLGFTLQYSYWYRVKKLAVSY